A part of Synechococcus sp. KORDI-49 genomic DNA contains:
- a CDS encoding esterase-like activity of phytase family protein yields the protein MDAAPPLPLPCPLQAGWELVRTIELPRTLADGRPLGGVSAAAYQRKQDRLWLLSDAPMGHLVPWGGLAQVLRGQRDLLRPGRRVLLKGGDGQPLTEDFDGEGLVVQGRQAWIASEGRRSLERPPRLIQIDLGSGRLRQELPMPEAWRATTGQGLGSNKGPESLTALGPGDLLLAAEAPLLQHQPGDGISLMRRRPGDAIRSAGALDSGAYGRHDGLTELLALPLRQQLLGLRRGFEMPDQWSAWLQLFAFPDPQGPPLQPIIGWNLLEAGLPPDNWEAMAVGPTLSDGRQTLVLASDDNFNPLQSSWIAVLTPRRTAACTD from the coding sequence ATGGATGCCGCGCCTCCGCTGCCGCTCCCCTGTCCGCTGCAGGCCGGCTGGGAGCTGGTGCGGACGATCGAGCTGCCCAGGACCCTCGCTGATGGTCGGCCCCTGGGTGGGGTCTCAGCGGCGGCCTACCAGCGGAAGCAGGATCGCCTCTGGTTGCTCAGCGATGCACCCATGGGGCATCTGGTGCCCTGGGGTGGACTCGCCCAGGTGCTCCGGGGCCAACGGGACCTGCTGCGACCCGGCCGCAGAGTGCTGCTGAAGGGAGGCGATGGCCAGCCTCTGACCGAGGACTTCGATGGAGAGGGGCTGGTGGTTCAGGGCCGTCAGGCCTGGATCGCCAGTGAGGGGCGCCGTTCCTTGGAACGTCCGCCCCGGTTGATCCAAATTGACCTCGGCAGCGGTCGGCTGCGGCAGGAGCTGCCGATGCCCGAGGCCTGGCGGGCCACCACTGGGCAGGGCCTTGGCTCCAACAAAGGCCCGGAATCACTCACGGCCCTCGGCCCCGGGGACCTTCTGCTGGCGGCGGAGGCGCCGTTGCTGCAGCACCAACCCGGAGATGGAATCAGCCTGATGCGCCGCCGTCCCGGTGACGCGATCCGCTCCGCAGGGGCGCTTGATTCGGGTGCCTACGGCCGCCATGACGGACTGACGGAACTGCTCGCCCTGCCACTTCGGCAGCAGCTGCTGGGACTGCGGCGGGGGTTTGAGATGCCGGATCAATGGTCGGCCTGGCTTCAGCTGTTCGCCTTTCCCGATCCGCAGGGTCCTCCATTGCAGCCGATCATCGGCTGGAACCTGCTGGAGGCTGGCCTGCCTCCAGATAACTGGGAAGCCATGGCGGTGGGCCCCACGCTGTCGGATGGACGACAGACGCTGGTGTTGGCCAGTGATGACAACTTCAATCCGCTTCAGTCAAGCTGGATTGCGGTGCTGACTCCCCGCCGCACCGCTGCTTGCACCGATTGA
- a CDS encoding PhoX family phosphatase, protein MRRRSVLSLLGLGGAGVLTAKGLSGCMVQGGNSSAAKGFPFHPVRVPLPVDSDGLNASEQRATYRELAVEDRLTVPEGFRSQLLAAWGDPLGDSRFGFNNDHLGFVQHGPDRASMTVNFEYISAVPWVQGFEEVVGKPLPFADLVSVLQPSDGVIDCGELPAGDRRLQQIRAVADEAMTDLGIGVMTLQRDGQGQWQRAQGAQDRRITGISGLEDPKQQLLSTGPATAVFTAGKRQGYDDGLGDRIVGTFANCGGGITPWGTVLSAEENFQSQVPEPVYADGSAAAPSQRPLVCRKGKLGGLGNVYGLAGNKYGWMVEVDPTSAGRAAVKHTSLGRFRHEAVAVRAEAGKPLQVYSGCDRRGGHLYRFVSTDRVETVQDKRNSRLFEAGELQVARFRADGSGEWLAVTPEAEVNPFRPSRFSDADLGCPVELPHSDRSQAGAELFREDAAVEDYCRRFATLSDLYRGEGEALQGAILVDAHLAASAIGATPTARPEDTKIDPISGDLLIAFTSGSPGSTGGADPAVFQGPDGQSSWPNGWVMRLSESGQNRFTWRMAVTGGTPWAGGLGFTNPDNVALDSKGNLWIVTDRSMKSSAGDVFGNNSCWFVPRKGSQEEQAACFATGPMECEVTGVCLDQAESSLFLAVQHPGEVNGSRARGDEEVQAHELQDRDGGVFQQLRTVPLGSNWPAQAPGRPPRPGVVAIRRLNGQPLLEA, encoded by the coding sequence ATGCGCCGTCGTTCCGTGCTCTCCCTGCTCGGCCTCGGCGGAGCCGGTGTGTTGACGGCCAAAGGACTGTCGGGCTGCATGGTGCAAGGGGGCAACAGCAGTGCGGCCAAAGGATTTCCGTTTCATCCGGTGCGGGTGCCCTTGCCGGTGGACAGTGATGGCCTCAACGCCTCGGAGCAGCGGGCCACCTACCGGGAGCTGGCGGTGGAGGACCGGCTGACGGTCCCGGAGGGATTTCGGTCCCAGCTGCTGGCGGCATGGGGCGATCCACTCGGCGACAGCCGCTTCGGGTTCAACAACGATCACCTCGGCTTTGTCCAGCACGGTCCGGACCGGGCATCGATGACGGTGAACTTCGAATACATCAGCGCCGTGCCCTGGGTGCAGGGCTTCGAGGAGGTGGTGGGTAAGCCTCTGCCCTTCGCAGACCTCGTGTCTGTTCTGCAGCCCAGCGATGGCGTCATCGACTGCGGTGAACTGCCGGCCGGCGACCGACGTCTGCAGCAGATCCGTGCGGTCGCGGATGAAGCGATGACCGATCTCGGGATCGGGGTGATGACCCTGCAGCGGGATGGTCAGGGTCAGTGGCAACGGGCGCAGGGCGCCCAGGATCGCCGTATCACGGGGATCAGTGGTCTTGAGGACCCCAAGCAGCAGCTGCTCAGCACCGGTCCGGCAACCGCGGTGTTCACGGCCGGTAAACGGCAGGGCTACGACGATGGCCTGGGCGACAGGATCGTCGGCACCTTCGCCAACTGCGGCGGTGGCATCACGCCCTGGGGAACGGTGCTCAGCGCTGAGGAGAATTTCCAATCCCAGGTGCCGGAACCGGTTTATGCCGATGGCAGTGCGGCCGCACCTTCACAGCGTCCCTTGGTCTGCCGGAAAGGAAAACTGGGTGGGCTGGGCAATGTCTACGGACTGGCGGGCAACAAGTACGGCTGGATGGTGGAGGTGGATCCGACCTCGGCTGGCCGGGCAGCGGTGAAGCACACGTCCCTCGGCCGCTTCCGCCACGAAGCCGTGGCGGTCCGGGCTGAAGCCGGCAAGCCGCTTCAGGTGTATTCGGGCTGTGATCGCCGCGGTGGGCATCTCTATCGCTTCGTCAGCACGGACCGTGTCGAAACGGTCCAGGACAAGCGGAATTCACGGTTGTTCGAGGCCGGCGAGCTTCAGGTGGCGCGCTTCCGTGCCGATGGCAGTGGTGAATGGCTGGCGGTGACACCGGAGGCCGAGGTGAATCCTTTCCGTCCAAGCCGTTTCAGCGATGCGGATCTCGGCTGTCCTGTGGAGCTGCCCCACAGCGATCGCAGTCAGGCGGGAGCGGAACTCTTCCGGGAGGATGCGGCTGTCGAGGACTACTGCCGCCGTTTCGCCACCCTGTCGGATCTGTACCGGGGTGAGGGCGAGGCGCTGCAGGGGGCGATTCTGGTGGATGCCCACCTGGCGGCCAGCGCGATCGGGGCGACCCCCACGGCCCGTCCGGAGGACACCAAGATCGATCCGATCAGTGGAGATCTGCTGATCGCTTTCACCTCCGGATCCCCCGGATCGACAGGGGGTGCTGACCCTGCCGTGTTCCAGGGACCCGACGGACAGAGCAGCTGGCCCAACGGATGGGTGATGCGCCTGAGTGAGTCCGGCCAGAACCGCTTCACCTGGCGCATGGCTGTGACCGGTGGAACCCCCTGGGCCGGCGGTCTCGGTTTCACCAATCCCGACAATGTCGCGCTCGACAGCAAGGGAAACCTCTGGATCGTCACCGACCGTTCGATGAAGTCGTCAGCGGGCGATGTGTTCGGCAACAACAGCTGCTGGTTCGTTCCCCGCAAGGGCAGCCAGGAGGAACAGGCGGCCTGCTTTGCCACGGGACCGATGGAGTGCGAGGTGACGGGGGTGTGCCTCGATCAGGCCGAGTCGTCGCTGTTTCTGGCGGTTCAGCATCCCGGTGAGGTGAACGGCAGCCGGGCTC